One Paramisgurnus dabryanus chromosome 8, PD_genome_1.1, whole genome shotgun sequence DNA window includes the following coding sequences:
- the gvin1l2 gene encoding interferon-induced very large GTPase 1: MSLHRTTIPDPGPRTTEIVSETDRDKHILLQMLDLHREKVSPLDLTTLLYITTPSTEDQFPQDPTELSNAFLRRLWLYNPQARNTGCKNVAGAYGLNVEEHSQCAINPLDLVAAVYMTTNSFLRREITYRMLQCNLAVPLYLPPVYPEKKGTVLLCPFRDVLGQWKSPSEGSNMKNMANSRMPFLSAVRLGYCSVSKSRVLNHVLGGPHKLNQCFVNSDMEGGQLPRVLSDGMVEVCWNLTSGDNRDSVFPCPVLVANLRGDAANYNKQTSLLCYTSAVLIVFCGSFGAMERELLASWRDNTSHMILIDCSMPMEEDGQWDYTEKVKQRLVKDLELPDEMVISGCDGHEERIADSLRDVLNHLIPHLHTANLVGTAGMANDLNMKVDEDNICRMAFWEVEEVLSGIEDGVSTFLENQLPLQGAVWKQLCQLEKNEGRHQLHTTKGLTEEKEGLIKNLLDYKLTTAMRAFIGALCTFDTTQRAFFLSWMKVKLEVMQLDKLSQLRETDGEEMQEHCIGLEHFLREMGLVYERYFRGPNSDLYDMFRLPYVGAELLLYGVPLELYDGDASAFPFNWVYSVLYEVHKQLPNFSRMRVLTILGFHNSKNAEVLSAMFGVNFPKWGRRHIKGAYMLLLTLPDNLRMEMDCEFLMLIGTEGLNRQGAPQSAGSLVHDSELATFVSGLSDVTLVNFPNELEGETRGNLQIAVNALLCTKDFERKTTFLVASEGEGMDGKIMSYVTDLLTTGQSLEESKKIAISHNLTSPWTNNFVTTPNDQSYSDAVLGLKQSLLAVFHEKATKGQPTCLGSFMEHMCNLWESVKNENVAIKFGDTRTADPIIGLCATLAQGKKQLTDQMDSWVQGLDYHITDLKESASHYGETLNSDGILRILKEEATTKINTEGDNMRASLWDYIRQKDIDIAHVDKYRAMLLNKVGFIQEQMKADVFTKLETATIQHSLKIETQPLFTALESALEVKISSLLQTSKNTDQVIQNKELEREFVSVWENLPSNMRDFRLETQEILVRMAEKLKENLSYRGLKKQNVKLWNANQLNGFTVRNAHFALNSKMKKTLKYNKDVAQRFTNNLVEDCDRRVSDKLFHNEGYSDNYMRELLATVDKGLEVLKMEPFNLKPKYEVEIKGYICSKAAKSFQEMQDSVIRENEMKERFLSETKDKHRKNFIDHFRKREQCQKAAEAFTNLCLKPTAEDFIYSSLERQIFDDMLQKKNAQLYSSPKKFHYGLLKDMLLKDRFENFHEYLQSRESFSRKSIENFITKHLSGSVMIEDRRVQRMQQIFEWMKKSIVQASENSRGEHRSVRQLLEEICINLESLGKITVPTQIMERSLFDLTTHHDHFLANLQQSVSELSASIAQEFMENEEVIEVPDDLPKKLQDMLYEKVKGCDKRCPFCKAPCDLGETEHKVHQAIVHRPKGLVCYTNANSTTLSHSTCSADIVGENQFQNRHTKGLSLPFKEYQSIYPDWNISPEDPRNIGPAMYWRYVFMRFNSKFANKYQCAPAKLPEAWGKITQMEALQSLKEAFEIPE; encoded by the exons atgtctctgcatcggACGACTATCCCCGACCCCGGTCCCCGCACTACAGAAATAG TGTCTGAAACTGACAGGGACAAACATATTCTACTGCAAATGCTGGATCTGCACAGGGAAAAGGTGTCACCTCTGGATCTTACAACACTATTGTATATCACCACTCCAAGCACTGAAGATCAATTTCCCCAGGACCCAACAGAGCTCTCAAATGCCTTCCTCCGGCGACTTTGGCTGTATAATCCCCAAGCCCGTAACACCGGCTGTAAAAACGTGGCAGGAGCCTACGGTTTGAATGTGGAAGAACATTCACAGTGTGCTATCAATCCTTTGGACCTGGTTGCTGCTGTGTACATGACCACGAATAGTTTCCTACGACGAGAGATCACCTACCGAATGCTGCAGTGTAACCTTGCAGTGCCTCTATATCTTCCACCTGTTTATCCAGAAAAGAAGGGAACTGTCCTCCTGTGTCCTTTTAGAGATGTTTTAGGTCAGTGGAAGTCACCATCTGAGGGTAGTAACATGAAGAATATGGCCAATTCTAGGATGCCGTTTCTCTCAGCAGTGAGGCTAGGTTACTGCAGCGTCTCAAAATCTCGAGTACTCAACCATGTGCTTGGGGGTCCACACAAGCTAAATCAATGCTTTGTAAACAGTGACATGGAAGGAGGGCAGCTGCCTCGAGTTCTCTCAGATGGAATGGTGGAGGTGTGCTGGAATCTGACTTCAGGAGATAATCGTGATAGTGTCTTTCCTTGTCCTGTGCTAGTGGCTAATCTCCGTGGAGATGCTGCCAATTACAACAAACAGACAAGTCTTTTGTGCTATACGTCTGCAGTCCTCATAGTGTTCTGTGGAAGCTTTGGTGCCATGGAGCGAGAACTGCTTGCCTCGTGGAGGGACAATACAAGTCACATGATTCTAATCGACTGTTCGATGCCAATGGAAGAGGATGGGCAGTGGGACTATACTGAGAAAGTTAAGCAAAGGCTGGTGAAAGATTTAGAGCTTCCTGATGAAATGGTGATTTCTGGCTGTGATGGTCATGAGGAAAGGATTGCTGACAGCCTAAGAGATGTTCTGAATCACCTTATTCCACACCTGCACACTGCAAACCTGGTTGGGACAGCAGGTATGGCCAATGATCTCAACATGAAAGTTGACGAAGATAATATCTGTCGAATGGCATTCTGGGAAGTTGAAGAGGTCCTGAGTGGAATTGAAGATGGAGTGTCCACATTTTTGGAGAACCAGCTGCCCCTGCAGGGTGCAGTGTGGAAACAGTTGTGTCAGCTGGAGAAGAATGAAGGACGTCATCAGCTACACACAACCAAGGGCTTAACAGAAGAAAAGGAAGGCCTTATTAAAAATCTACTTGATTATAAATTAACAACAGCCATGAGAGCATTCATTGGAGCTCTGTGTACATTTGACACCACCCAGCGGGCATTTTTCCTCTCTTGGATGAAAGTGAAACTTGAAGTTATGCAGTTGGACAAACTGTCCCAACTCAGGGAAACAGATGGGGAAGAAATGCAAGAACATTGCATTGGACTTGAACACTTCCTTCGGGAGATGGGACTGGTCTACGAAAGATATTTCCGTGGCCCAAACAGTGACTTGTACGACATGTTTCGCTTACCGTATGTAGGTGCCGAACTACTCCTTTACGGAGTTCCACTTGAACTATATGATGGTGATGCCTCCGCTTTCCCCTTTAACTGGGTTTACAGCGTTCTTTATGAGGTACACAAGCAGCTGCCAAACTTCAGTCGAATGAGAGTTTTAACAATCTTAGGTTTCCACAACTCAAAGAACGCAGAGGTTTTATCCGCAATGTTTGGTGTGAACTTCCCGAAGTGGGGCAGAAGACATATCAAAGGGGCATACATGCTTCTCCTAACCCTGCCTGACAACCTCAGAATGGAGATGGACTGTGAGTTTCTAATGCTGATTGGGACAGAAGGTTTGAACCGCCAAGGGGCACCACAATCAGCAGGAAGTCTTGTTCATGACAGTGAACTGGCCACTTTTGTCAGTGGACTGAGTGATGTTACGCTGGTAAATTTCCCCAATGAGCTTGAAGGTGAAACAAGAGGCAACCTTCAAATTGCTGTCAATGCTCTTCTCTGCACAAAAGATTTTGAGAGAAAGACTACCTTTCTGGTTGCTTCAGAGGGAGAAGGTATGGATGGAAAAATCATGAGTTATGTAACTGATTTACTGACCACAGGACAGTCTCTGGAGGAATCGAAAAAAATAGCTATAAGCCACAACCTGACCAGCCCATGGACCAACAACTTTGTGACTACACCAAATGATCAAAGCTACAGTGATGCAGTTCTTGGGCTAAAGCAAAGCCTGTTGGCTGTGTTCCATGAAAAAGCAACAAAAGGCCAACCAACCTGCTTGGGTTCATTTATGGAGCATATGTGCAACTTGTGGGAGTctgtaaaaaatgaaaacgTTGCCATAAAGTTTGGAGACACAAGGACAGCCGATCCCATTATTGGCCTCTGTGCAACACTCGCACAGGGTAAGAAGCAGCTCACTGACCAAATGGATAGCTGGGTTCAAGGGTTGGACTATCATATAACAGATTTGAAAGAATCAGCATCACATTATGGAGAGACCTTGAATTCAGATGGCATACTGAGAATCTTAAAAGAAGAAGCAACTACCAAAATAAATACAGAAGGAGACAACATGAGAGCAAGTCTCTGGGACTACATCAGGCAGAAGGATATTGACATTGCACATGTGGACAAGTACAGAGCAATGCTTCTAAACAAAGTAGGCTTCATTCAAGAGCAAATGAAAGCTGATGTTTTTACAAAACTAGAGACGGCTACCATCCAGCACAGCTTAAAAATTGAGACACAACCCTTGTTTACAGCACTTGAATCAGCCCTGGAGGTCAAGATATCCTCACTCCTGCAAACCAGCAAGAACACTGACCAGGTGATTCAGAACAAAGAGCTTGAACGGGAATTCGTTAGCGTTTGGGAAAACCTTCCATCAAACATGCGGGATTTCCGTCTAGAGACACAAGAAATCTTAGTTAGGATGGCGGAGAAGCTTAAGGAAAACCTAAGCTATCGTGGTCtgaaaaagcaaaatgttaAACTCTGGAATGCAAACCAACTGAATGGTTTTACAGTGAGGAATGCACATTTTGCTCTTAACAGCAAGATGAAGAAAACcctgaaatacaataaagacgTTGCACAAAGATTCACCAACAATTTGGTAGAGGACTGTGACAGGAGAGTCTCAGACAAATTGTTTCACAATGAGGGCTACTCAGACAATTACATGAGAGAATTACTTGCAACTGTAGACAAGGGCCTAGAAGTTTTAAAAATGGAACCATTCAACCTAAAGCCCAAATATGAAGTGGAAATAAAAGGATACATTTGCAGTAAGGCAGCGAAGTCTTTTCAAGAAATGCAGGACTCAGTCATAAgggaaaatgaaatgaaagagCGGTTCCTCAGTGAGACCAAGGACAAACATAGGAAGAATTTCATTGATCATTTCCGAAAAAGAGAGCAATGTCAAAAAGCAGCTGAAGCTTTCACCAACCTGTGCCTCAAACCGACTGCTGAAGACTTCATTTATAGCAGCCTGGAGCGACAGATATTCGATGATATGCTCCAGAAGAAAAATGCGCAACTTTATAGCTCACCAAAGAAGTTTCATTATGGACTTCTTAAAGACATGCTGCTAAAGGACAGATTTGAAAATTTCCATGAATACTTGCAGTCCCGTGAAAGTTTCAGTCGAAAGAGTATAGAGAACTTTATCACCAAACATCTGTCAGGTTCTGTTATGATAGAAGACCGCAGGGTACAGCGAATGCAGCAAATCTTTGAATGGATGAAGAAGAGCATTGTTcaggcatctgaaaacagccgTGGGGAACACCGTAGTGTTAGACAATTACTGGAAGAAATCTGCATCAACTTGGAAAGTCTAGGAAAAATCACTGTGCCAACACAAATCATGGAAAGATCTTTGTTTGACCTAACTACACATCATGACCACTTCCTTGCAAACCTACAGCAATCGGTCTCAGAATTATCTGCATCAATTGCTCAAGAATTTATGGAAAACGAGGAGGTCATTGAAGTCCCTGATGACCTCCCGAAAAAACTTCAGGACATGCTATATGAAAAAGTGAAAGGTTGTGATAAGCGCTGTCCTTTCTGCAAAGCTCCATGTGACCTGGGAGAAACAGAACATAAAGTGCACCAAGCCATCGTGCATCGACCCAAAGGTCTTGTGTGTTACACCAACGCCAACTCCACCACTCTTTCTCACAGCACTTGCTCGGCAGATATCGTTGGAGAAAACCAATTTCAAAACAGACACACGAAGGGCCTGTCTTTGCCCTTTAAGGAGTACCAGTCTATCTATCCAGACTGGAACATTTCACCGGAGGATCCCAGGAACATAGGGCCAGCAATGTACTGGAGATATGTGTTCATGAGGTTCAACAGCAAATTTGCTAACAAGTATCAGTGTGCACCTGCAAAATTACCTGAAGCTTGGGGAAAAATCACTCAGATGGAGGCCTTACAGAGCTTAAAAGAGGCCTTTGAAATCCCAGAGTGA